A section of the Amycolatopsis sp. AA4 genome encodes:
- a CDS encoding PH domain-containing protein: MRQGEVFAVIRRRPTMVLSWVSTAGLAAAAVWLIFAVPDDAGFWYLFQGLLALWLITWFVWLCGANPRLVVAEDGVDVTNYLFRYWIPWGAVSRVETSDRTVLVLTDGRRMRPAVGEWSLQGRRHGNPVQREIGEQVARAREAAGKNPGSEVRRRLHVHPVPWLAAFAVLILLLWWVRS; the protein is encoded by the coding sequence ATGCGCCAGGGCGAGGTCTTCGCGGTGATCCGGCGCAGGCCGACAATGGTCCTGAGCTGGGTAAGCACTGCTGGCTTGGCCGCGGCGGCGGTGTGGTTGATTTTCGCCGTGCCGGACGACGCTGGTTTCTGGTACTTGTTCCAGGGATTGCTCGCGCTGTGGTTGATCACCTGGTTCGTCTGGCTGTGCGGCGCCAACCCCAGGCTGGTGGTGGCGGAAGACGGGGTGGACGTCACGAACTACCTCTTCCGTTACTGGATTCCCTGGGGCGCGGTGTCTCGGGTCGAAACCAGCGACCGGACAGTCCTGGTCTTGACGGACGGCCGCCGGATGAGACCCGCCGTCGGCGAGTGGTCGCTGCAGGGCCGACGGCACGGCAACCCGGTGCAGCGGGAGATCGGCGAGCAGGTCGCGCGGGCCAGGGAGGCAGCGGGGAAGAACCCCGGCTCCGAGGTCCGGCGTCGGCTCCACGTCCATCCGGTCCCGTGGCTGGCGGCCTTCGCGGTGCTCATCCTGCTCCTGTGGTGGGTGCGCTCCTGA
- a CDS encoding gas vesicle protein K — translation MDETERLLGAAAGVLPTRLETDADSVERDLMKLVLTIIELLRLLMERQALRRVEEGGLTEEQEERLGLTLMLLEQRLTELRDRYDLSAADLNLDLGPLGTLL, via the coding sequence ATGGACGAGACCGAACGCCTCCTCGGCGCGGCGGCCGGCGTGCTGCCCACCCGCCTCGAAACCGACGCGGATTCGGTGGAACGCGACCTGATGAAGCTGGTCCTGACCATCATCGAACTGCTCCGGCTGCTGATGGAACGCCAGGCCCTGCGCCGCGTCGAGGAGGGCGGGCTGACCGAGGAGCAGGAGGAACGGCTCGGCCTGACGCTGATGCTGCTGGAGCAACGCCTGACCGAGCTTCGAGACCGGTACGACCTTTCCGCCGCGGACCTGAACCTCGACCTCGGTCCGTTGGGGACGCTGCTCTGA
- a CDS encoding IS110 family transposase: MTLFCGIDWAESHHDVAIIDDTATVIAKARIGDDATGFARLLDLLAEAGDTADAQIPVGIETDHGLLVAALRSTGRTIYAINPLSASRYRARHQVSGAKSDAADAALLANIVRTDAAAHRPLPADTELAQAVRVLARAQQDAVWARQQLGNQLRSLLKEFYPAALEAFAGQPEGGLARRDARTVLAAAPTPALAATLTRARLRTLLTKAGRRRNVDADVDRLHGVFRSERLRQPPIVENAMGIQFSALLSQFEAACAASDSLAEAARTHFEQHPDATIITSFPGLGLLAGARVLAEIGDDRTRFTDPRGLKAYAGSAPITRASGRKTVVSHRHIKNRRLAAVGPVWALASLRASPGARRHFDTRRAAGDWNHQAQRHLFNKFLGQLHHCLQTDRLYDEHQAFPPPPAHTA; the protein is encoded by the coding sequence TTGACACTGTTCTGCGGCATCGACTGGGCCGAATCCCACCACGACGTCGCCATCATCGACGACACCGCAACCGTGATCGCCAAAGCCCGCATCGGCGACGACGCCACCGGGTTCGCCCGGCTGCTCGACCTGCTCGCCGAGGCCGGAGACACCGCCGACGCGCAGATCCCGGTCGGCATCGAAACCGACCACGGGCTGCTCGTCGCCGCGCTGCGCTCCACCGGCCGCACCATTTACGCGATCAACCCCCTCTCGGCATCGCGCTACCGGGCCCGGCACCAGGTGTCGGGCGCGAAGTCCGACGCCGCGGACGCCGCGCTGCTGGCCAACATCGTGCGCACCGACGCGGCCGCGCACCGACCGCTGCCGGCCGACACCGAACTGGCCCAAGCGGTGCGGGTGCTGGCACGAGCGCAACAGGACGCGGTCTGGGCCCGCCAGCAGCTGGGCAACCAGCTCCGGTCGCTGCTCAAGGAGTTCTACCCCGCGGCGCTGGAAGCGTTCGCCGGACAGCCCGAGGGCGGCCTGGCCCGCCGCGACGCCCGCACCGTCCTCGCCGCCGCCCCGACACCCGCGCTCGCAGCGACACTGACCCGCGCCCGGCTGCGGACACTGCTGACCAAGGCCGGACGCCGCCGCAACGTCGATGCCGACGTCGACCGCCTCCACGGCGTGTTCCGGTCCGAGCGGCTGCGGCAACCGCCGATCGTGGAGAACGCGATGGGCATCCAGTTTTCGGCTCTGCTGAGCCAATTCGAGGCCGCCTGCGCCGCCTCCGACAGTCTGGCGGAGGCGGCACGGACACATTTTGAACAGCACCCGGACGCCACGATCATCACCAGCTTCCCCGGCCTCGGACTGCTGGCCGGCGCCCGGGTGCTCGCCGAAATCGGAGACGACCGCACCCGCTTCACCGATCCCCGCGGACTGAAGGCCTACGCCGGATCCGCACCGATCACCCGCGCCAGCGGCCGAAAAACCGTGGTCTCGCACCGCCACATCAAAAACCGCCGCCTCGCCGCAGTCGGACCCGTCTGGGCGCTCGCCTCGCTGCGAGCCAGCCCCGGCGCACGACGCCACTTCGACACCCGCCGCGCCGCCGGAGACTGGAACCACCAAGCCCAACGCCACCTGTTCAACAAATTCCTCGGACAACTCCACCACTGCCTGCAGACGGACCGCCTCTACGACGAACACCAAGCCTTCCCACCTCCTCCAGCCCACACGGCTTGA
- a CDS encoding gas vesicle protein — translation MGSLLLRGDLVTAAVEETDRLALVDLLDRLLAGGVVLTGDLVLSVAEVDLVHISLRALITSVREDRPAPW, via the coding sequence GTGGGCTCCCTACTCCTTCGCGGGGATCTCGTGACCGCCGCGGTGGAGGAAACCGACCGGCTGGCCCTGGTCGACCTGCTGGACCGCCTGCTCGCCGGGGGCGTCGTGCTGACCGGCGACCTCGTGCTGTCGGTCGCCGAGGTCGATCTGGTGCACATTTCCCTGCGCGCGTTGATCACCTCGGTCCGCGAAGACCGCCCGGCGCCATGGTGA
- a CDS encoding GvpL/GvpF family gas vesicle protein, with protein MSWYCYAVAEFAADNPVCGLAGLRGSPVSAVSGTGLTALASPVPDEEFSESALQENLENLPWLEEIARAHNAVVAEASRRTCVLPLRMATIYRDEDRVREMLAEHSAQFSAALRRVRDHAEWGVKVFASLSPREEAPAESPADGRSYLRQRLRQRQTRDARTNEAVEVAERIERELAQLSADIHRHRVQDPALTGRADRNILNLACLVPDTGRDRFLSQLAELRHSDVAGIEVEVTGPWAPYSFAGIS; from the coding sequence GTGAGCTGGTATTGCTACGCCGTCGCCGAATTCGCGGCGGACAACCCGGTCTGCGGTCTTGCCGGGCTTCGCGGCTCTCCCGTCTCCGCCGTTTCCGGGACCGGGCTGACCGCACTGGCCAGCCCGGTCCCGGACGAGGAGTTCAGCGAATCCGCGCTGCAGGAGAACCTGGAAAACCTTCCGTGGCTGGAAGAAATCGCCCGCGCGCACAACGCGGTCGTGGCCGAGGCGAGCCGCCGGACCTGCGTGCTGCCGCTGCGAATGGCGACGATTTACCGGGACGAGGACCGGGTGCGGGAAATGCTCGCCGAGCATTCCGCGCAGTTCTCGGCCGCGTTGCGCCGGGTTCGGGATCATGCCGAGTGGGGCGTCAAAGTGTTCGCCTCGCTCTCCCCGCGGGAAGAGGCTCCCGCGGAATCGCCCGCCGACGGACGTTCCTACTTGCGGCAACGTCTTCGTCAACGCCAAACGCGGGACGCTCGCACCAACGAAGCAGTCGAGGTCGCGGAGCGGATCGAACGGGAACTCGCGCAACTGTCCGCGGACATCCACCGGCACCGCGTCCAGGATCCCGCCCTGACCGGTCGCGCCGACCGCAACATCCTCAACCTGGCCTGCCTGGTGCCCGACACCGGCCGGGACCGCTTCCTGTCCCAGCTGGCCGAGTTGCGGCACTCGGACGTCGCCGGAATCGAGGTCGAGGTGACCGGCCCGTGGGCTCCCTACTCCTTCGCGGGGATCTCGTGA
- a CDS encoding gas vesicle protein, which yields MSESSLSAGRPAAVSRPAGSGGGANLADILERVLDKGIVIAGDIQVNLLDIELLTIKVRLLVASVERAKEMGIDWWEHDPSLSSGSRRKDLLEENERLRAQLELARGERAEQ from the coding sequence ATGAGCGAGTCCAGCCTGTCCGCCGGGAGACCGGCCGCGGTGTCCCGCCCGGCGGGGTCCGGCGGCGGCGCGAACCTCGCCGACATCCTGGAACGGGTGCTGGACAAGGGCATCGTGATCGCCGGGGACATCCAGGTCAACCTGCTCGACATCGAGCTGCTGACCATCAAGGTCCGGTTGCTGGTCGCGTCGGTCGAACGGGCCAAGGAAATGGGCATCGACTGGTGGGAGCACGATCCGTCCCTGTCGTCGGGCTCGCGGCGCAAGGATCTGCTGGAGGAGAACGAACGACTGCGCGCGCAACTCGAACTCGCGCGGGGAGAGCGAGCGGAACAGTGA
- a CDS encoding SRPBCC family protein → MAESRSDSEELGPLAKLRELASRNPATERLLHAGEEYAQAKMEHVMSSAGTKLGEASRRLADAGGSGSVKGLFSAGEKIAEGKSPVKAAVAAGGKALKESVSGLFGKRGSGGGKKIINIVEDIDVGVPVREAYDQWTEFQKFSSFAKGVTSAEQTDDTTSQWRFKIFWSNRSMKATVTEQIPDERIAWTTEGAKGTIKGVVTFHELAPNLTKVLLVIEYYPSGLFEKTGNIWRAQGRRARLDLKHFRRFIMMAGQASGDGWRGEIRDGEVVRSPEQVREDEDAPRDEEEDTGGEEPEDEELPEEDEEDADDLDEEDEEEDDEPEDERPRGRRAVAAR, encoded by the coding sequence GTGGCTGAATCCCGTTCTGACAGCGAAGAACTCGGTCCCTTGGCGAAACTCCGGGAACTGGCCTCGCGCAATCCCGCGACGGAGCGATTGCTGCACGCCGGCGAGGAGTACGCGCAGGCGAAGATGGAACACGTGATGTCCTCCGCGGGCACCAAGCTGGGAGAGGCCTCCCGGCGGCTGGCCGACGCGGGCGGCAGCGGCTCGGTGAAAGGATTGTTCAGCGCGGGCGAAAAGATCGCCGAAGGGAAGTCTCCGGTCAAGGCCGCGGTCGCGGCCGGCGGCAAAGCCCTCAAGGAGTCGGTCTCGGGCCTGTTCGGCAAACGCGGTTCCGGCGGCGGCAAGAAGATCATCAACATCGTCGAGGACATCGACGTCGGCGTGCCGGTCCGCGAGGCGTACGACCAGTGGACCGAATTCCAGAAGTTCAGCAGTTTCGCCAAAGGCGTGACGAGCGCGGAGCAAACCGACGACACCACTTCGCAGTGGCGGTTCAAGATCTTCTGGTCGAACCGGTCGATGAAGGCCACCGTCACCGAGCAGATCCCCGACGAGCGGATCGCGTGGACCACCGAGGGGGCCAAGGGCACGATCAAGGGCGTGGTGACCTTCCACGAACTCGCCCCGAACCTGACGAAGGTCCTGCTGGTCATCGAGTACTACCCGTCCGGGCTGTTCGAGAAGACCGGCAACATCTGGCGGGCGCAGGGCCGCCGGGCGCGCTTGGACCTCAAGCACTTCCGCCGGTTCATCATGATGGCCGGACAGGCGTCGGGCGACGGCTGGCGCGGCGAGATCCGCGACGGCGAGGTCGTGCGCTCCCCGGAGCAGGTGCGCGAGGACGAGGACGCGCCGCGCGACGAGGAAGAAGACACCGGCGGCGAAGAGCCCGAGGACGAAGAGCTTCCGGAGGAAGACGAAGAAGACGCCGACGACCTCGACGAGGAAGACGAAGAGGAAGACGACGAGCCCGAGGACGAACGTCCGCGGGGCCGCCGCGCCGTCGCGGCGCGGTGA
- a CDS encoding gas vesicle protein GvpG: MGLLGELLLLPLAPVRGVAWVTGHVIDAAEQEQIAQLKRELAALERELTTGGISEEEFDRREDEILDLLEEFDRG; encoded by the coding sequence GTGGGACTGCTCGGCGAGCTTCTCCTGCTGCCGCTGGCGCCGGTGCGCGGCGTCGCCTGGGTGACCGGGCACGTGATCGATGCCGCCGAGCAGGAGCAGATCGCCCAGTTGAAAAGGGAACTGGCTGCCCTGGAAAGGGAACTGACGACAGGCGGGATCAGCGAGGAGGAGTTCGACCGCAGAGAGGACGAAATACTCGATCTGCTCGAAGAATTCGACCGGGGGTAG
- a CDS encoding GvpL/GvpF family gas vesicle protein — MSTYLYGITFADHPGEVGGLRGVGPSSAPARVLPAGDELSAVVGDVDGELRAKRRDLLAHQEILQALCEKGPTLPMRFGVVADDDTAVAEEIAAKAEVYTAALQRVRGHVEMNVKVAHREEAVLGQILAGDEEIRNLAASLREDAGRGQAEQVRFGELVAGRLEAREGEDADAVLSYLLPLASEHSPGPRVDGCFFNCSFLVPQEKLAEFQDAVQRLTTLVEEVAEVRAQGPLPPYSFTEDH; from the coding sequence ATGAGCACCTACCTGTACGGCATCACGTTCGCCGATCATCCCGGCGAGGTGGGCGGTCTGCGCGGCGTCGGCCCGTCGTCCGCGCCCGCGCGGGTGCTGCCCGCCGGGGACGAACTGAGTGCGGTGGTCGGCGACGTCGACGGCGAACTGCGGGCGAAACGGCGGGATCTGCTTGCCCACCAAGAGATCTTGCAGGCCCTGTGCGAGAAAGGGCCGACGCTGCCGATGCGCTTCGGTGTCGTCGCGGACGACGATACCGCTGTGGCCGAGGAAATCGCGGCCAAGGCCGAGGTGTACACGGCCGCGCTGCAACGCGTTCGCGGGCACGTGGAGATGAACGTCAAGGTCGCGCACCGGGAAGAGGCGGTACTGGGCCAGATTCTCGCCGGGGACGAGGAAATCCGGAACCTGGCCGCGAGTCTGCGGGAGGACGCCGGGCGCGGCCAGGCGGAACAGGTCCGGTTCGGCGAGCTGGTCGCCGGCCGGCTGGAGGCACGCGAGGGCGAGGACGCCGACGCGGTGCTGAGCTACCTGCTTCCGCTGGCGTCCGAGCATTCTCCGGGACCGCGGGTCGACGGGTGCTTTTTCAACTGCTCGTTCCTGGTGCCGCAGGAGAAACTGGCGGAATTCCAGGACGCGGTGCAGCGGTTGACGACCCTGGTCGAAGAGGTGGCGGAGGTCCGCGCACAAGGACCGTTGCCGCCCTACAGCTTTACCGAGGATCACTAG
- a CDS encoding gas vesicle structural protein GvpA encodes MTMATGRSGSNGQLQRGPGTGNLYDILELILDKGLVIDAFVRVSLVGIELLTVDARIVVASVDTYLRFAEACNRLDLTRASSATTLPDLLGEVTEKGAKGKSKGALTGAVETFAEQFQKSSDKDGEEAEERPRSRSRRSTARSSE; translated from the coding sequence ATGACCATGGCGACCGGACGGTCGGGCTCGAACGGCCAGCTGCAACGCGGGCCGGGCACCGGAAACCTCTACGACATCCTCGAGCTGATCCTCGACAAGGGGCTCGTGATCGACGCGTTCGTGCGGGTTTCGCTGGTGGGCATCGAATTGCTCACGGTGGACGCGCGGATCGTGGTGGCCAGTGTGGACACTTACCTGCGGTTCGCCGAGGCGTGCAACCGGCTGGACCTCACCCGTGCGTCGAGCGCTACGACGCTGCCCGATCTGCTGGGCGAGGTCACCGAGAAAGGCGCCAAAGGAAAGTCCAAAGGCGCGCTGACCGGCGCGGTCGAGACGTTCGCCGAGCAGTTCCAGAAGTCCAGCGACAAGGACGGCGAGGAAGCCGAGGAACGGCCCCGCAGCCGCAGCCGCCGGAGCACCGCGAGGTCGAGCGAATGA
- a CDS encoding gas vesicle protein → MAENGRSPAGLMRDARAVFEELTEKDIESVSAFTRDGDGWKLLVEVLELERVPDTTSLMATYCVRVDEQGGFLGYEQVRRYARGQIDA, encoded by the coding sequence ATGGCTGAGAACGGCCGGTCGCCTGCCGGGCTGATGCGCGACGCGCGTGCGGTGTTCGAGGAGCTGACCGAAAAGGACATCGAATCCGTGTCGGCGTTCACCCGGGACGGCGACGGATGGAAGCTGCTGGTCGAAGTGCTCGAGCTGGAACGGGTGCCGGACACCACCAGCCTGATGGCCACGTACTGCGTGCGGGTCGACGAGCAGGGCGGCTTCCTCGGCTACGAGCAGGTCCGGCGGTACGCGCGCGGCCAGATCGACGCGTGA